The Geotalea uraniireducens Rf4 genome window below encodes:
- a CDS encoding IS3-like element ISGur5 family transposase (programmed frameshift), translating to MTYTQGFKSSLVRKMACPNGVSASALSREVGIPQQSLSRWLRDANVVNESGNSPISEAPWRTMSPKRPQDKSAEEKLKIVIEAETVAEDQLGAFLRRNGIHEAQLREWRAMMLSGLQKPSRPSSKTSEETRKIHALEKELLRKDKALAEAAAILILKKKGPIDLGGRGRAHGQEERQMIGQLIEEATHSGARLESAVVAIGLSIRTFQRWNLQDDGADRRHGPVAEPANKLAPSERQNIIDIANSPAFRDISPKQIVPQLADQGIYVASESSFYRVLKDDGLMTHREPSRPATSRKPKEHVATGPCQVWSWDITYLKSPILGQFFYLYMIMDVWSRKIVASTVFLKESNDYSARLFLKACIRLGINPEGLILHSDNGGPMKGATMLATLQRLGVIPSFSRPQVSDDNPFSEALFRTMKYRPGYPSRPFSSLAAAQTWVDGFVAWYNTEHLHSGIRFVTPDDRHFGREKAILLNRREIYEKARQQNPNRWSKNIRNWEPVETVYLNPEPTAEVELLDAA from the exons ATGACATACACACAAGGATTCAAATCCAGCCTGGTTCGCAAGATGGCCTGCCCTAATGGCGTCTCGGCCTCAGCTCTATCCCGAGAAGTGGGAATTCCCCAACAATCACTCTCTCGCTGGCTTCGAGACGCAAATGTCGTGAATGAATCTGGTAACTCCCCAATTTCTGAAGCACCATGGAGAACAATGTCCCCAAAGCGCCCACAAGACAAGTCTGCCGAAGAAAAGCTCAAAATCGTCATCGAAGCCGAGACGGTTGCCGAAGATCAACTTGGCGCCTTCCTGCGTCGCAATGGAATTCATGAAGCACAGTTACGCGAGTGGCGCGCCATGATGCTTTCGGGGCTGCAAAAACCGTCTCGGCCTTCCTCAAAAACATCAGAGGAAACTCGCAAAATTCATGCACTGGAAAAAGAATTACTGCGCAAAGATAAAGCATTGGCCGAGGCCGCCGCGATTTTGATCCTCAAAAAAAAAG GTCCAATCGATCTGGGGGGGCGAGGACGAGCCCACGGACAAGAGGAACGGCAGATGATCGGGCAACTTATTGAAGAGGCAACCCATTCCGGAGCGAGACTTGAATCGGCCGTTGTCGCCATCGGGCTGAGCATTCGCACGTTCCAGCGTTGGAATCTCCAGGATGACGGAGCAGATCGGCGACATGGGCCAGTCGCAGAACCGGCGAACAAGCTGGCTCCGTCGGAGCGGCAGAACATCATCGATATTGCAAACTCCCCGGCGTTTCGGGATATTTCGCCGAAACAGATCGTGCCGCAATTGGCCGATCAGGGAATATACGTGGCGTCGGAATCGAGTTTCTACCGGGTGCTCAAAGACGATGGGCTGATGACTCACCGGGAACCCTCCCGGCCCGCCACCAGCCGCAAGCCAAAAGAACATGTGGCTACCGGTCCTTGCCAGGTCTGGTCATGGGACATCACCTACTTGAAGAGCCCGATTCTTGGGCAGTTCTTTTATCTCTACATGATCATGGATGTCTGGAGCCGCAAGATCGTAGCGTCCACGGTGTTTTTAAAAGAATCCAATGACTATAGCGCCAGGCTGTTTCTGAAAGCCTGTATCAGGCTCGGCATCAATCCGGAAGGCCTGATTCTTCACTCCGACAACGGCGGCCCGATGAAAGGGGCGACCATGCTGGCTACTCTCCAGCGCCTGGGCGTAATTCCTTCCTTCAGCAGGCCACAGGTCAGTGACGACAACCCTTTCTCAGAAGCGCTGTTCCGAACCATGAAATATAGACCTGGTTATCCGAGTCGGCCTTTTTCAAGTCTGGCAGCGGCCCAGACTTGGGTTGATGGTTTCGTCGCTTGGTATAACACGGAGCATCTGCACAGCGGCATTCGCTTCGTCACCCCGGACGATCGCCACTTCGGCCGGGAGAAAGCCATCCTGTTAAACCGCCGGGAGATATACGAGAAGGCCCGGCAACAAAACCCAAACCGCTGGTCAAAAAACATCCGAAACTGGGAGCCAGTGGAAACAGTTTATCTTAACCCTGAACCAACGGCGGAAGTCGAACTTCTTGACGCCGCATAA
- the cysD gene encoding sulfate adenylyltransferase subunit CysD yields MNGTLTHLQQLEAESIHIIREVVAEFANPVMLYSIGKDSAVMLHLARKAFFPAPPPFPLLHVDTTWKFREMIQFRDRMAAECGLDLIVHVNEEGVKNGISPFTHGSALYTDVMKTEGLKQALDKYKFDAAFGGARRDEEKSRAKERIFSFRCTNHRWDPKNQRPELWNLYNTRIKPGESIRVFPLSNWTELDVWQYIHLENIPIVPLYYAAVRPVVERDGMLIMVDDERLELKPGEKVQYKSVRFRTLGCYPLTGAVESTADTLPQIIQEMLLTRTSERQGRLIDHDQDGSMEKKKQEGYF; encoded by the coding sequence ATGAACGGCACCCTGACACACCTCCAGCAGCTTGAAGCCGAAAGCATCCACATCATCCGCGAAGTCGTGGCTGAATTCGCCAACCCCGTAATGCTCTACTCCATCGGCAAGGACTCGGCGGTCATGCTGCACCTGGCGCGCAAGGCATTTTTTCCGGCGCCACCGCCTTTTCCGCTCCTGCACGTGGACACCACCTGGAAATTCCGTGAGATGATCCAGTTCCGCGACCGGATGGCGGCCGAATGCGGTCTCGACCTGATCGTTCATGTGAATGAAGAGGGGGTGAAAAACGGCATCTCCCCCTTCACCCACGGCTCGGCGCTCTACACCGACGTGATGAAGACCGAGGGACTGAAGCAGGCTCTGGACAAGTACAAGTTCGACGCCGCCTTTGGCGGAGCCCGCCGGGACGAGGAGAAATCCCGGGCCAAGGAGCGGATATTCTCCTTCCGCTGCACCAACCACCGCTGGGACCCGAAGAACCAGCGACCGGAGCTCTGGAACCTCTATAATACCCGCATCAAGCCGGGGGAGAGCATCCGGGTCTTTCCGCTCTCCAACTGGACCGAGCTGGACGTCTGGCAATACATCCACCTGGAGAACATACCCATCGTGCCTCTCTACTACGCCGCGGTCCGGCCGGTGGTGGAGCGGGACGGCATGCTCATCATGGTTGACGACGAGCGCCTGGAGCTGAAACCGGGCGAGAAGGTGCAGTACAAGTCGGTCCGGTTTCGTACCCTGGGGTGCTACCCCCTTACCGGTGCGGTGGAATCCACTGCCGACACCCTGCCGCAAATCATCCAGGAGATGCTCCTGACCCGCACCTCCGAGCGCCAGGGACGCCTGATCGATCATGACCAGGACGGCTCCATGGAAAAGAAGAAACAAGAGGGCTATTTCTAA
- a CDS encoding helix-turn-helix domain-containing protein, which translates to MEIKPIKNEVDYEATLKEIEFLFDAAPDTPEGDRLEVLTTLVEAYEERHYSIPMPDPIEAILYHMDSRGLTRRDLEPYIGSRARVSEVLNRKRPLTMEMIRNLHKGLGIPAEVLIQPYHTFKDAA; encoded by the coding sequence ATGGAAATCAAACCTATAAAAAACGAAGTCGATTATGAAGCAACACTCAAAGAAATTGAATTTCTGTTCGACGCGGCTCCCGATACACCGGAAGGAGACCGGCTAGAGGTGTTGACAACCCTTGTCGAAGCCTATGAAGAAAGGCACTATAGTATCCCCATGCCTGATCCGATTGAGGCAATTTTGTACCACATGGATAGCCGGGGGCTGACACGCCGTGATCTCGAACCGTATATCGGCAGCCGCGCCCGTGTATCTGAGGTACTTAATCGAAAACGCCCGCTAACTATGGAGATGATCCGAAATCTTCATAAAGGGCTTGGCATACCGGCAGAAGTGCTGATACAGCCTTACCATACTTTCAAAGACGCAGCTTAG
- the tnpA gene encoding IS200/IS605 family transposase — translation MSRFQKLSHVLWHCQYHIVWVPKYRYRVLRGPVAEEVYKCIQVFSGRLGCEVVELNVQPDHVHLLVKILPKVSVSEFMGAIKGRTAIRVFKQYPYLKERPYWGNHFWAEGYCVDTVGLDAEMIRKYVVYQEKKERTETK, via the coding sequence ATGAGCAGGTTTCAGAAGTTATCTCACGTTCTATGGCACTGTCAATATCACATTGTTTGGGTGCCGAAGTATCGTTATCGTGTGTTGCGTGGTCCAGTTGCCGAAGAGGTGTATAAGTGTATCCAAGTGTTTTCGGGTCGTCTTGGTTGCGAAGTGGTGGAGTTGAATGTGCAACCGGATCACGTGCACTTGTTGGTTAAAATTCTTCCGAAGGTATCAGTGTCGGAATTCATGGGTGCTATCAAGGGTCGCACGGCTATTCGGGTATTCAAGCAATATCCATATCTCAAAGAACGCCCCTATTGGGGCAACCATTTTTGGGCCGAAGGTTACTGTGTTGATACAGTTGGTCTTGATGCGGAGATGATCCGCAAGTACGTTGTCTATCAAGAGAAGAAAGAGCGAACAGAAACCAAATAG
- a CDS encoding Fic family protein, translating into MQRTDLCPARRKLLVPAVGYSGAFALIPPPTPRGLELKGLRDELPRARAALDLLKDLSSRFPNPDLITRTADRREAVRSSQIEGTNSGVNDLLTYEATGSDEGLPPDVLVTLNYVRALEYGLQKVRQSGVPALTCNLIKELHAHLMDGVDYNGTPGEFRKRQNWIGGGNIYNARFVPPPPGNVQACMDNLELLLRYSAAEEDQMVLSVVIRMAIAHAQFETIHPFIDGNGRVGRILLPLMLAAEGYPPVYLAGYLKDNQREYYDALAGVQLREKWSEWVKFFAIGVEAAVQESIKTTIELENILKKWTGLVAGLGLRSHSVLYKFPELMIGTPVLTAHHAKDALGISFPAASAALAALEKMGILVQPVKHQRNRTFVAKEVIDVLNRPTGG; encoded by the coding sequence ATGCAAAGAACCGATCTCTGCCCCGCCCGCCGAAAATTGCTCGTCCCCGCCGTCGGTTATTCCGGGGCTTTTGCGCTTATTCCGCCACCAACGCCTCGCGGTCTTGAACTGAAGGGATTACGGGACGAACTGCCTCGTGCTCGTGCAGCCTTGGACCTTTTGAAGGATCTATCTTCAAGGTTTCCAAACCCGGATCTCATAACCAGGACGGCGGATCGACGGGAAGCGGTCCGGAGCAGCCAGATCGAAGGAACTAATTCCGGCGTAAATGATCTGCTGACTTACGAGGCAACGGGTAGTGACGAGGGATTACCCCCTGATGTCCTGGTGACTCTCAACTATGTCAGGGCACTTGAATATGGCCTGCAAAAAGTCCGGCAGAGCGGTGTTCCAGCGCTTACCTGCAACTTGATCAAGGAACTCCACGCCCACTTGATGGATGGCGTGGACTACAACGGGACACCGGGCGAATTCAGGAAAAGGCAAAACTGGATTGGGGGAGGAAACATATACAATGCACGTTTTGTCCCGCCGCCACCTGGTAATGTACAGGCCTGCATGGACAACCTTGAATTGCTGCTCAGGTATTCAGCGGCTGAAGAGGATCAAATGGTGCTCTCGGTTGTGATCCGAATGGCAATCGCCCATGCACAGTTTGAGACGATTCACCCGTTTATTGACGGAAATGGCAGGGTAGGCAGGATCTTGCTCCCCCTGATGCTCGCAGCGGAAGGCTACCCACCGGTCTATCTGGCCGGATATCTGAAAGACAACCAGCGGGAGTATTATGATGCGCTTGCCGGTGTGCAGCTCAGGGAAAAATGGTCGGAGTGGGTTAAATTCTTTGCAATCGGGGTTGAGGCCGCGGTACAGGAATCGATAAAAACAACGATCGAACTGGAAAATATCCTCAAGAAATGGACAGGGCTTGTGGCCGGGCTTGGGCTCCGCTCTCATTCGGTGTTATACAAATTCCCGGAGCTCATGATCGGGACGCCGGTTTTGACGGCGCATCATGCCAAAGATGCACTCGGCATTTCGTTCCCGGCGGCAAGCGCAGCCCTGGCTGCACTGGAAAAAATGGGAATCCTGGTCCAGCCGGTCAAACATCAACGAAACAGGACTTTCGTCGCAAAGGAAGTCATCGATGTACTGAATCGTCCAACGGGAGGATAG
- the cysN gene encoding sulfate adenylyltransferase subunit CysN, producing MAHQSDLIEKDILAYLKSQEEKSLLRFITCGSVDDGKSTLIGRLLWDSKMVFEDQLAALEVDSKKVGTQGGAIDYALLLDGLQAEREQGITIDVAYRFFSTDRRKFIVADTPGHEQYTRNMVTGASTAQVAVILVDARKGLLTQTRRHSYLVSLVGIRHVMLAINKMDLIDFDRERYESIVRDYEEFAAPLGFASITAIPISALNGDNIIEKSANTPWYHGPTLMNYLETVQVEDDAQEQPFRLPVQWVNRPHLDFRGFCGTIAAGTIRPGDEVRVASSGRTSRVARIVTMNGDLQQAVAGQAVTLTLTDEIDISRGDMLAAIDAPPRLSRHPEAHLVWMHDEPLQPGKVYLVKTASAVTPGRVTRVQFAVDVNSLEQKQVPTLGLNGIGVVRLELDRPVALDPYRQNRETGSFILIDRFTNATVAAGMVISVAPLESQKTQPTELDASSSDAGGLLPRRFILTEFSMSGTEPGVADLTAERGPIEFEVSESFIDYLGKGNRILFRLRDVGQLEPVARMAYEHNLNFEFGRDQDRVNVILYRDPQSAVALPAQVHGGGL from the coding sequence ATGGCACACCAATCGGATCTGATCGAAAAGGACATTCTCGCGTATCTCAAGAGCCAGGAAGAGAAGTCGCTCCTGCGCTTCATTACCTGTGGCAGCGTCGACGACGGCAAGAGCACCCTCATCGGGCGGCTCCTCTGGGACTCCAAGATGGTCTTCGAGGACCAGTTGGCGGCACTCGAGGTAGACAGCAAGAAAGTCGGCACCCAGGGGGGCGCCATCGACTACGCGCTGCTGCTGGACGGCCTGCAGGCGGAGCGGGAGCAGGGGATCACCATCGACGTGGCCTACCGCTTCTTCTCCACCGACCGGCGCAAGTTCATCGTCGCCGACACCCCCGGCCACGAGCAGTACACCCGCAACATGGTCACCGGTGCTTCCACGGCCCAGGTGGCCGTGATCCTCGTGGACGCCCGCAAAGGGCTCCTGACCCAGACCCGGCGCCACAGTTACCTGGTCTCCCTGGTGGGGATCCGTCACGTGATGCTTGCCATCAACAAGATGGACCTCATCGATTTCGACCGGGAGCGATACGAGTCGATCGTACGCGACTACGAGGAGTTCGCGGCTCCGCTCGGCTTCGCCTCCATTACCGCCATTCCCATCTCGGCCCTGAACGGCGACAACATCATTGAAAAGAGCGCCAACACCCCCTGGTATCACGGTCCCACCCTGATGAACTATCTGGAGACCGTTCAGGTTGAAGATGATGCCCAGGAACAGCCCTTCCGGCTGCCGGTCCAGTGGGTCAACCGCCCGCATCTCGACTTCCGCGGCTTCTGCGGCACCATTGCCGCAGGTACCATTCGCCCGGGCGATGAAGTCCGGGTCGCATCAAGCGGCCGCACGAGCCGCGTGGCCCGGATCGTCACCATGAACGGCGACCTGCAGCAAGCTGTGGCCGGCCAGGCCGTGACACTCACTCTCACCGATGAGATCGATATCAGCCGGGGCGACATGCTGGCAGCGATCGATGCCCCGCCGCGCCTTTCCCGGCACCCGGAGGCGCACCTCGTCTGGATGCACGACGAACCCCTGCAACCGGGAAAAGTCTACCTGGTGAAGACCGCCAGCGCCGTGACCCCCGGCCGGGTCACCCGCGTACAGTTTGCGGTGGACGTCAACTCCCTGGAACAAAAGCAGGTGCCGACACTGGGGCTGAACGGTATCGGCGTGGTCCGGCTGGAACTGGACCGTCCCGTTGCCTTGGACCCCTACCGGCAGAACCGGGAGACCGGCAGCTTCATCCTCATCGACCGGTTCACCAACGCCACCGTGGCGGCAGGCATGGTGATCTCCGTTGCGCCCCTGGAATCGCAGAAGACGCAACCGACGGAACTGGACGCCAGTTCCTCAGACGCAGGCGGCCTCCTCCCCCGGCGCTTCATTCTGACCGAATTTTCCATGAGTGGTACGGAACCGGGCGTGGCTGATCTCACCGCGGAACGCGGCCCAATCGAATTCGAGGTATCGGAGAGTTTTATCGACTATCTCGGCAAGGGAAACAGGATTCTCTTCAGACTTCGGGATGTGGGGCAGCTGGAACCGGTGGCCCGGATGGCCTATGAGCACAACCTCAACTTCGAGTTCGGCCGGGATCAGGACCGGGTCAACGTGATCCTCTACCGGGATCCGCAGAGTGCCGTTGCGCTTCCCGCGCAGGTACACGGCGGGGGGCTGTAG
- a CDS encoding PilZ-like domain-containing protein, protein MKGRHQGVVITGRQHAQKSIFRHAPPASLEFCTIGDRLLKIPGHAAGEDLSTGRIAMAHKFPEYEPFFHKGLRIEIGIPQADGDVFRDWAIVREYRDDTILVQLSRDYLPMNVRVNVSTILDANVWINQEVYTCTCIVTERQSDRVLRIRLFGLLTLKERRHFFRLEANFRFRFTEPDKRIREEVETEWKKRSQLESMKFGGYDEIVIAARHAEFHASRQELVWHESLDNPAVLSGGGIGFKLEKRLAPETLLHMELHLPLSPPRVVHAVAEVVYTLEPRRQVESGEAAYRTGMHFILMEERDRDHIFRYISMLQLIRLRAISENRPFKYPYEGSPAAKRDVDGKTILRRALYTVIFLILLFFIGRFLIDYRDKGNPNEIKAIYERAIKQYRKER, encoded by the coding sequence ATGAAGGGGCGTCATCAAGGGGTAGTAATAACCGGGCGACAGCATGCGCAAAAGAGCATTTTCCGGCACGCACCTCCTGCATCCTTGGAATTTTGCACCATCGGTGATAGACTGCTAAAAATTCCCGGTCATGCGGCCGGGGAGGACCTTTCCACGGGACGGATCGCCATGGCGCACAAGTTTCCTGAATACGAACCCTTTTTCCATAAGGGGCTGCGGATCGAGATAGGCATTCCACAGGCTGACGGTGATGTCTTCCGCGACTGGGCCATTGTCAGGGAGTATCGGGACGATACCATCCTCGTTCAACTGTCCCGCGATTATCTGCCCATGAACGTCCGGGTCAATGTCAGTACGATCCTGGACGCCAATGTCTGGATAAATCAGGAGGTGTATACCTGCACCTGCATCGTCACGGAAAGACAGAGCGACCGGGTACTGCGCATACGGCTTTTCGGGCTGTTGACCCTCAAGGAGAGGCGGCATTTCTTCAGGCTTGAGGCGAACTTCCGCTTTCGTTTCACAGAGCCGGACAAACGCATTCGGGAAGAGGTGGAAACGGAATGGAAGAAGCGTAGCCAACTGGAATCCATGAAGTTCGGCGGCTACGATGAGATCGTGATCGCCGCAAGGCATGCGGAGTTCCACGCGTCGCGGCAGGAGCTGGTCTGGCACGAAAGCCTGGACAACCCTGCTGTTTTGAGCGGAGGAGGAATCGGCTTCAAGCTCGAAAAAAGACTGGCTCCGGAAACACTTCTCCACATGGAGCTGCATCTGCCACTCTCTCCACCGCGCGTCGTCCATGCCGTCGCAGAGGTCGTCTATACCCTTGAGCCGCGCAGGCAGGTCGAAAGCGGAGAGGCTGCCTACAGAACGGGGATGCACTTCATCCTGATGGAAGAGCGCGACCGGGACCACATTTTCAGATACATATCCATGCTGCAACTGATTCGTTTACGGGCGATAAGCGAGAACCGGCCGTTCAAATACCCTTATGAAGGCAGCCCGGCGGCGAAGAGGGACGTTGACGGGAAAACAATATTGCGAAGGGCGCTTTATACGGTGATTTTTCTCATTTTATTGTTTTTTATCGGCAGGTTTCTCATCGATTATAGGGACAAGGGCAATCCGAACGAGATAAAGG
- a CDS encoding REP-associated tyrosine transposase, with product MARPLRIEYEGALYHVTARGNERGKVFFTKADYRKFIDYLREGQKKFGFVLHSYVLMTNHFHLLLETPEKNLSRIMHHLNSSYTTYINIKRKRSGHLFQGRYKAILVDRDNYLLELSRYLHLNPVRANMVERPEEYLHSSYAAYTGESDGLVHTTDLLAMFSKDTKAAKQHYQKFVESTLEEKQESPTKKVYGGMILGSAPFIKEALNRLEEELLQRTETSHKKELRAIWEADKVLSVVADHYGVTVETVAGPERNDIRKVCIYLLKKHTAVANSEIGGMLGGMSGFAVAKAHQLLVAGMAKEAALRKEVGRLEANLSRVKG from the coding sequence ATGGCGAGACCGCTACGTATAGAATATGAAGGTGCCCTTTATCATGTAACTGCCCGTGGCAACGAACGGGGCAAGGTCTTTTTCACCAAAGCCGATTATCGGAAATTTATTGACTATCTTCGGGAAGGGCAAAAGAAATTTGGCTTTGTCCTGCACAGCTATGTCCTTATGACCAACCACTTCCATCTGCTCCTCGAAACGCCCGAGAAAAACCTGAGCAGAATCATGCACCACCTGAACAGCTCATACACCACCTACATTAACATCAAGCGAAAACGGAGCGGCCATCTGTTTCAGGGAAGATACAAGGCCATCCTTGTAGACCGGGACAACTATCTGCTCGAACTGAGCAGATACCTGCATCTGAACCCGGTGCGCGCAAACATGGTGGAACGTCCAGAAGAGTACCTCCATAGCAGTTATGCTGCCTACACAGGAGAAAGTGACGGTCTAGTCCATACAACAGATCTGTTAGCCATGTTCTCCAAGGACACAAAAGCGGCAAAACAGCACTACCAGAAGTTTGTCGAAAGTACCCTGGAAGAGAAACAGGAAAGCCCGACGAAGAAAGTATACGGTGGCATGATTCTGGGAAGTGCGCCGTTCATCAAGGAAGCCCTGAACCGGCTCGAAGAAGAGCTTTTGCAGCGAACGGAAACGTCGCATAAAAAGGAGTTACGGGCGATCTGGGAAGCTGATAAGGTATTATCGGTGGTAGCAGATCACTACGGCGTAACGGTAGAAACCGTGGCAGGTCCGGAGAGAAATGATATTCGCAAGGTCTGCATATATCTGCTGAAAAAACATACTGCAGTGGCTAATAGTGAGATTGGCGGTATGCTTGGCGGCATGAGCGGCTTTGCGGTAGCAAAGGCCCATCAGCTGCTGGTGGCGGGAATGGCAAAGGAAGCAGCTTTACGGAAGGAAGTCGGTCGGCTGGAAGCAAATTTGTCTCGTGTCAAGGGCTGA
- a CDS encoding DASS family sodium-coupled anion symporter, with translation MGQELFEKPLKIDNRPLWLIVLDRTARYQVIAGFLIICLVLFRLSPPAGLTVAGYHALVLFGAAIFLWVSGLLPIAVTALLSMVMLPLLGIMEAKKTYSLFGNEAVFFILGAFILAAAMTGTGLSARLARAMLARFGKTPTRLALTVFLLSALLSFVMSEHAVAAMMFPVVAEIATALRLEKGESNYGRLLFMSIAWGCIIGGIATFLGGARAPLAAGMLRENTGLSFSFLEWTTAACMIVLPLLFIGFLILVRFFPPDLSSVEDGLKFLNRKRLDTGRIGFDELLTAVVMVATIVCWISFGERAGLAAIALLGTAVLFTFRVVSWEKIEEYVNWGIILMYGGSIALATALEKTGAALWLVGKGLDSFSHSPLAAIAVISMVSIILTECISHAAVVAILMPIGMGLAKSIGMDPKVMTLSIALPAGLAYCLPMGTPATAIAYASGYLKSRDIIVSGVVIMIISWLLFLGSVVFVWPLLGLKI, from the coding sequence ATGGGACAGGAACTGTTCGAAAAGCCGCTCAAGATAGACAACAGGCCCCTCTGGCTGATCGTCCTGGACCGCACCGCCCGCTATCAGGTGATCGCCGGCTTCCTGATCATCTGTCTGGTCCTGTTCAGGTTATCACCGCCGGCCGGTCTCACGGTAGCCGGTTACCATGCCCTGGTCCTGTTCGGCGCCGCCATATTCCTCTGGGTTTCCGGGCTTTTGCCGATAGCGGTAACCGCCCTTCTTTCCATGGTGATGCTGCCGCTTCTGGGCATCATGGAGGCGAAGAAGACCTATTCCCTGTTCGGCAACGAGGCGGTCTTCTTCATTCTGGGCGCCTTCATCCTGGCGGCGGCCATGACCGGCACCGGCCTCTCTGCCCGGCTGGCGCGGGCGATGCTGGCCCGCTTCGGCAAGACCCCGACCCGCCTGGCACTGACAGTCTTTCTCCTCTCGGCGCTTCTCTCTTTCGTCATGAGCGAACACGCCGTTGCCGCCATGATGTTTCCCGTGGTGGCTGAAATCGCTACGGCGCTCAGGCTTGAGAAGGGAGAGAGCAACTACGGCCGGCTCCTCTTCATGTCCATTGCCTGGGGATGCATCATCGGCGGGATCGCCACCTTCCTCGGCGGGGCAAGGGCTCCCCTGGCAGCGGGCATGCTGCGGGAGAACACGGGGCTCAGCTTCAGTTTTCTGGAATGGACCACAGCCGCCTGCATGATCGTTCTGCCGCTCCTGTTCATCGGCTTCCTCATCCTGGTGAGGTTTTTCCCGCCGGACCTTTCAAGCGTCGAGGATGGGCTCAAGTTCCTCAACCGGAAGCGCCTCGATACCGGAAGGATAGGCTTCGACGAATTGCTCACCGCCGTGGTGATGGTCGCCACCATAGTCTGCTGGATCAGCTTCGGCGAGCGGGCGGGACTGGCCGCCATCGCCTTGCTGGGGACGGCGGTGCTCTTCACCTTCCGGGTTGTTTCCTGGGAAAAGATCGAGGAGTACGTCAACTGGGGAATCATCCTCATGTACGGCGGCTCCATAGCACTGGCCACGGCCCTGGAAAAGACCGGCGCTGCGCTCTGGCTGGTGGGGAAGGGGCTCGACTCTTTTTCCCACTCCCCCCTTGCCGCCATTGCCGTCATCTCGATGGTTTCGATCATTCTCACCGAGTGCATCAGCCACGCGGCTGTGGTGGCGATCCTCATGCCCATCGGCATGGGGCTGGCGAAGAGCATCGGCATGGACCCCAAGGTGATGACCCTCTCCATCGCCCTGCCGGCGGGGCTGGCCTACTGCCTTCCCATGGGGACCCCGGCCACGGCCATCGCCTATGCCTCGGGTTACCTCAAGAGTCGTGATATAATAGTATCGGGTGTCGTCATAATGATTATCTCCTGGCTCCTGTTCCTCGGTTCGGTGGTGTTCGTCTGGCCGCTTTTGGGGTTGAAGATATAG
- a CDS encoding sulfurtransferase TusA family protein yields MHTVDLRGVSCPTNFVKAKLALEMLDEGEVVEFLLDDGEPVKNVPRSLKGEGHKLIGLKEADGHYVLTLEKVGE; encoded by the coding sequence ATGCACACAGTTGATTTAAGAGGCGTCTCTTGCCCGACAAACTTTGTCAAGGCCAAGCTGGCCCTGGAAATGCTGGATGAAGGGGAAGTGGTGGAGTTCCTCCTCGATGACGGCGAGCCGGTCAAGAACGTGCCGCGCAGCCTCAAGGGGGAAGGGCACAAGCTCATCGGGCTCAAGGAAGCGGACGGCCACTACGTGCTCACCCTGGAAAAGGTCGGGGAGTAA
- a CDS encoding phosphoadenylyl-sulfate reductase, which translates to MHQDIPEIPANATPQEILQAGVAAAKGPVSLACSFSVEDVVIIDMAKELSLPIGVFALDTGRLHEEAYEVADAIMERYRIKIDWYYPRHEAVEKLLREKGTYSFRESLENRHECCHIRKVEPLGRALSGLGGWITGLRREQSVTRTGLAPIEIDTNNGGILKLNPLLEWTEAQVWEYAKARRIPTNRLHGQGYPSIGCAPCTRPVAPGEHPRGGRWWWENPEHKECGLHRR; encoded by the coding sequence TTGCATCAAGATATTCCTGAAATACCCGCAAACGCAACGCCGCAGGAAATCCTGCAAGCGGGGGTCGCAGCGGCAAAAGGCCCGGTTTCCCTTGCCTGCTCCTTCTCCGTGGAGGACGTGGTGATCATCGACATGGCGAAAGAATTATCTCTCCCCATAGGCGTCTTCGCCCTCGATACCGGCCGCCTCCACGAGGAAGCATACGAGGTGGCGGACGCCATTATGGAGCGCTACCGGATCAAGATCGACTGGTACTACCCGCGCCACGAGGCGGTGGAGAAGCTCCTCCGGGAGAAAGGGACCTATTCCTTCCGCGAGTCTTTGGAAAACCGTCATGAGTGCTGCCATATCCGCAAGGTCGAGCCGCTCGGCCGCGCCCTCAGTGGGCTCGGCGGCTGGATAACGGGCCTCCGGCGGGAGCAGAGCGTCACGAGGACCGGCCTTGCCCCCATCGAGATCGACACGAACAACGGCGGCATCCTCAAGCTCAATCCGCTCCTGGAATGGACGGAAGCCCAGGTCTGGGAGTATGCCAAGGCGAGGCGCATTCCCACCAACCGCCTCCACGGCCAGGGTTATCCCTCCATCGGCTGTGCCCCCTGCACGAGGCCGGTGGCCCCGGGGGAGCATCCCCGGGGTGGACGGTGGTGGTGGGAGAACCCGGAGCACAAGGAATGCGGGTTGCACAGGAGGTAG